In Glycine max cultivar Williams 82 chromosome 7, Glycine_max_v4.0, whole genome shotgun sequence, a single window of DNA contains:
- the CYP74A1 gene encoding allene oxide synthase, chloroplastic-like — translation MAAPSSETKSPSSSNTQLPLKPIPGSYGMPFFGAISDRHNYFYHQGRDKFFATRIEKHNSTVIRTNMPPGPFISSDPRVVALLDGASFPILFDNDKVEKLNVLDGTFMPSTKFTGGFRVCAYLDTTEPNHALIKQFFLNVLAKRKDSFVPLFRNCLQESFAEIEDQLSKNTKADFNTVFSDASFNFMFRLFCDGKDPSQTNLGSKGPKLVDTWLLFQLAPLATLGLPKIFNYIEDFLIRTLPFPACLTKSGYKNLYEAFKTHATTALDEAEKLGLKRNEACHNVVFTAGFNAYGGLKNQFPYVLKWLGLSGEKLHADLAREVRRVVNDEGGVTFTALENMPLVKSVVYEVMRIEPAVPYQYARARENLVVSSHDASFEVKKGEMLFGYQPFATRDPRIFEDAEVFVPRRFVGEGEKMLKHVLWSNGRETEEPSASNKQCPGKNLVVLLCRLFLVELFLRYDTFEFEYTQAGFGPTITIKSLTKASTI, via the exons ATGGCAGCACCATCTTCAGAGACAAAGTCACCATCATCCTCGAACACGCAGCTTCCGCTGAAACCAATCCCAG GCAGCTACGGAATGCCGTTTTTTGGAGCAATAAGCGACAGACACAACTACTTCTACCACCAAGGACGCGACAAGTTCTTCGCGACGAGGATTGAAAAACACAACTCCACCGTGATCCGAACCAACATGCCTCCGGGGCCCTTCATCTCCTCGGACCCTCGTGTCGTCGCGTTGTTGGACGGTGCCTCCTTCCCGATCCTCTTCGACAACGACAAGGTCGAGAAGCTCAACGTTCTCGACGGCACCTTCATGCCTTCCACCAAGTTCACCGGCGGGTTCCGCGTCTGCGCCTACCTCGACACCACCGAACCCAACCACGCACTCATCAAACAGTTCTTCCTTAACGTCCTCGCCAAGCGAAAAGACTCTTTTGTCCCTCTGTTCCGAAACTGCCTCCAGGAGTCGTTCGCGGAGATTGAGGACCAGTTGAGTAAAAACACCAAAGCGGACTTCAACACTGTGTTCAGTGACGCTTCCTTCAACTTCATGTTCAGGTTGTTCTGTGATGGCAAAGACCCTTCGCAGACCAACCTCGGTTCTAAG GGACCGAAGCTCGTGGACACATGGCTTCTCTTTCAGCTGGCCCCACTGGCAACTCTAGGCCTCCCCAAAATCTTCAACTACATCGAAGACTTCCTAATCCGCACACTCCCTTTCCCCGCGTGCCTCACAAAGTCCGGCTACAAGAACCTCTACGAGGCCTTTAAAACGCACGCAACGACAGCACTCGACGAGGCCGAAAAGCTAGGCCTCAAACGAAACGAAGCGTGCCACAACGTCGTTTTCACTGCAGGGTTCAACGCCTACGGAGGGTTAAAGAACCAGTTCCCCTACGTCTTAAAATGGCTAGGGCTAAGCGGCGAAAAGCTCCATGCTGACCTCGCGCGTGAGGTTCGGCGCGTGGTGAACGACGAGGGAGGTGTCACGTTCACCGCGTTGGAGAACATGCCTCTCGTGAAGTCCGTGGTGTACGAG GTAATGCGGATCGAACCTGCGGTGCCGTACCAGTACGCACGCGCGAGGGAGAACCTTGTCGTTTCGAGCCATGACGCGTCGTTTGAGGTGAAGAAGGGGGAGATGCTGTTCGGGTACCAGCCGTTTGCGACGAGGGATCCGAGGATCTTCGAGGATGCTGAGGTGTTTGTTCCGCGGAGGTTTGTTGGGGAGGGGGAGAAGATGCTGAAGCACGTGCTGTGGTCGAATGGGAGGGAGACGGAGGAGCCTTCGGCGAGTAATAAGCAGTGTCCCGGGAAGAATCTGGTGGTGCTGCTGTGCAGGTTGTTTCTGGTGGAACTCTTTTTGCGTTATGATACGTTTGAGTTTGAGTATACGCAGGCTGGGTTTGGTCCTACTATTACCATTAAGTCCCTCACTAAGGCCTCTACCATCTGA